A genome region from Sphingobacteriales bacterium includes the following:
- a CDS encoding type IX secretion system membrane protein PorP/SprF, whose translation MIKKLSTQIIATMVMVAILSLEARGQQDAQYTQFMYNKLPQNAGYTGAREVLSIRALYRDQWSGTKLGGIAGAEDDEFQHPQPTEERAFCAGFLVCERPVGSGAQEPV comes from the coding sequence ATGATAAAAAAGCTAAGTACACAGATAATCGCGACTATGGTGATGGTAGCGATCCTGTCATTGGAAGCGCGAGGCCAGCAGGATGCGCAGTACACGCAGTTCATGTACAACAAGCTGCCACAGAATGCGGGCTATACGGGAGCACGTGAAGTGCTGAGTATCCGTGCCCTGTACCGCGACCAGTGGTCGGGCACGAAGCTGGGCGGGATAGCGGGCGCCGAAGACGACGAGTTTCAGCATCCACAGCCCACTGAAGAACGAGCATTTTGCGCTGGGTTTCTGGTTTGTGAACGACCGGTTGGGTCTGGAGCACAAGAACCAGTTTAA